The Miscanthus floridulus cultivar M001 chromosome 7, ASM1932011v1, whole genome shotgun sequence genome includes a region encoding these proteins:
- the LOC136467931 gene encoding uncharacterized protein isoform X2: protein MGAAADFRRDLEDLVCDHLGGCFSPPPSSSSSCSAAAGGGAADHEPDDEAESSAARRRRRESRLLSRWVARQAEEVLSSMEREVERRNRETELLALARLHPVSTLDPSSFLLSSPAAPPPPRPQAPSPAAPSSLLQMWRELEHRRADAAHAHPFDRESSPDNADRDRERVRQIARRLTDTADGPTAAATATGEWLGETERQRVRLVREWVQMASQPRDSRGGARRDEPAAGADRDRRGEPPRLRGRQARLDVISRMTRERQRELQGISGYHVVSEFPRRSRNRIQGLLRGRFLRNGALEEERPPSVAARELGQLRQSHRMPALRSESVASSQDVSQSDASVAESVRLLGNDESQQGADVAFTDSEDTAQTLLENVDLQEMGADRAEAHSPSIPLDGMAVMQESLTQGDNMRQDETDDTGFWQSSLDGRLDRWPSEIDEGADRTWEDNAEDLHSETVEDDDREHGHLQEEHDGWHDDESHGTMENWQDDYQDSALDTGPIPRTENRFIPPDDDNVYSMELRELLSRRSVSNLLSNGFGESLERLIRSYVQRRGHGPLNWNLDAAMPASNAPNANQEQERNPETRQFQAPVNRPALVIPPPPLPPRQPLWHRELRHNNWSSRHREWDAINDLRADMGRLQQGMSSMQRMLEACMDMQLELQRSVRQEVSAALNRFAGPEGFSMDLSEDGSKWNQVRKGTCCVCCDTQIDSLLYRCGHMCTCSKCANELVRSGGKCPLCRAPIVEVVRAYSVM, encoded by the exons atggGCGCCGCCGCCGACTTCCGCCGCGACCTCGAGGACCTCGTCTGCGACCACCTCGGCGGCTGCTTCTcgccgcccccgtcctcctcctcctcctgctccgccGCGGCGGGGGGAGGCGCCGCGGACCATGAGCCCGACGACGAGGCCGAGTCGTCGGCGGCGCGCAGGCGGAGGCGGGAGTCGCGCCTTCTCAGCCGCTGGGTCGCGCGCCAGGCCGAGGAGGTGCTCTCCTCCATGGAGCGCGAGGTCGAGCGCCGCAACCGCGAGACCGAGCTCCTCGCGCTCGCGCGCCTCCACCCGGTCTCCACCCTCGACCcatcctccttcctcctctcctcgcccgccgcgccgccgccgccgcgcccgcaggCGCCCTCCCCCGCCGCGCCCTCCTCGCTCCTGCAGATGTGGCGCGAGCTCGAGCACCGCCGCGCCGACGCAGCCCACGCCCACCCCTTCGACCGCGAGTCCTCCCCGGACAACGCCGACCGTGACCGCGAGCGCGTGCGCCAGATCGCGCGACGCCTCACGGACACCGCCGACGGTccaaccgccgccgccaccgccaccggggAGTGGCTCGGCGAGACGGAGAGGCAGAGGGTCAGGCTCGTGAGGGAGTGGGTGCAGATGGCCAGCCAGCCGCGCGACTCCCGTGGGGGCGCGCGCAGGGACGAGCCTGCCGCCGGCGCCGACAGGGACAGGCGAGGGGAGCCTCCTCGGCTACGAGGCCGGCAGGCACGATTGGATGTCATCAGCCGGATGACCAGGGAGCGTCAGCGCGAACTGCAGGGAATATCAGGGTACCATGTCGTGTCGGAGTTCCCTCGCCGCAGCCGCAACCGCATCCAG GGACTGCTTAGGGGGAGGTTCTTGAGGAATGGGGCGCTTGAAGAGGAGCGACCACCATCTGTGGCAGCGAGGGAGCTCGGGCAGCTGAGGCAGAGCCATCGTATGCCCGCCTTGAG ATCAGAGAGTGTTGCAAGTAGTCAAGATGTTAGCCAATCTGATGCTTCTGTGGCTGAGAGTGTTAGATTACTAGGTAATGATGAATCTCAGCAAGGGGCTGATGTGGCTTTTACTGATAGTGAGGATACCGCCCAAACATTGCTGGAGAATGTGGATTTACAAGAAATGGGTGCAGATCGTGCCGAGGCACACTCACCAAGTATACCTTTGGATGGCATGGCTGTGATGCAAGAGTCTCTAACTCAAGGTGATAACATGCGGCAAGATGAGACCGATGACACGGGATTCTGGCAGTCATCTTTGGATGGCAGGCTTGATAGGTGGCCCAGTGAGATTGATGAAGGTGCTGACAGAACTTGGGAAGATAATGCAGAAGACTTACACAGTGAAACTGTGGAGGATGATGACAGGGAGCATGGTCATCTACAAGAAGAGCATGATGGATGGCATGATGACGAGTCTCATGGTACCATGGAGAACTGGCAAGATGATTACCAAGATTCCGCACTTGATACAGGCCCCATTCCTAGGACCGAAAATAGGTTTATCCCACCTGACGATGACAATGTGTACAGCATGGAACTTAGAGAATTACTTAGCAG GCGAAGTGTGTCCAATCTTCTTAGTAATGGTTTTGGTGAAAGTTTGGAGCGATTAATAAGGTCATATGTTCAACGGCGTGGTCATGGTCCCCTCAACTGGAATCTTGATGCAGCCATGCCCGCTTCAAATGCACCAAATGCAAATCAGGAACAAGAAAGGAACCCTGAAACTCGGCAATTCCAGGCTCCTGTCAATAGACCTGCCCTTGTTATCCCTCCTCCACCTTTGCCACCGCGACAACCATTATGGCACAGAGAACTGCGTCATAACAACTGGAGCAGCAGACACAGG GAATGGGATGCTATTAATGATTTAAGAGCTGATATGGGTAGACTTCAGCAAGGGATGAGCAGCATGCAGAGGATGTTGGAAGCGTGCATGGACATGCAGCTGGAGTTGCAGCGTTCTGTGAGACAAGAAGTGTCAGCTGCCTTGAATCGATTTGCAGGACCTGAAG GATTCTCGATGGATCTGTCTGAAGATGGATCAAAATGGAATCAAGTGAGGAAAGGAACCTGCTGTGTATGCTGTGATACGCAAATCGATTCTCTACTGTACAG GTGTGGGCACATGTGTACTTGCTCGAAATGTGCAAATGAGCTGGTGCGCAGCGGTGGCAAGTGCCCGCTCTGCCGGGCTCCCATCGTGGAGGTGGTCCGTGCATACTCGGTAATGTAA
- the LOC136467931 gene encoding uncharacterized protein isoform X1, producing MGAAADFRRDLEDLVCDHLGGCFSPPPSSSSSCSAAAGGGAADHEPDDEAESSAARRRRRESRLLSRWVARQAEEVLSSMEREVERRNRETELLALARLHPVSTLDPSSFLLSSPAAPPPPRPQAPSPAAPSSLLQMWRELEHRRADAAHAHPFDRESSPDNADRDRERVRQIARRLTDTADGPTAAATATGEWLGETERQRVRLVREWVQMASQPRDSRGGARRDEPAAGADRDRRGEPPRLRGRQARLDVISRMTRERQRELQGISGYHVVSEFPRRSRNRIQGLLRGRFLRNGALEEERPPSVAARELGQLRQSHRMPALRSESVASSQDVSQSDASVAESVRLLGNDESQQGADVAFTDSEDTAQTLLENVDLQEMGADRAEAHSPSIPLDGMAVMQESLTQGDNMRQDETDDTGFWQSSLDGRLDRWPSEIDEGADRTWEDNAEDLHSETVEDDDREHGHLQEEHDGWHDDESHGTMENWQDDYQDSALDTGPIPRTENRFIPPDDDNVYSMELRELLSRRSVSNLLSNGFGESLERLIRSYVQRRGHGPLNWNLDAAMPASNAPNANQEQERNPETRQFQAPVNRPALVIPPPPLPPRQPLWHRELRHNNWSSRHRVHADPEWDAINDLRADMGRLQQGMSSMQRMLEACMDMQLELQRSVRQEVSAALNRFAGPEGFSMDLSEDGSKWNQVRKGTCCVCCDTQIDSLLYRCGHMCTCSKCANELVRSGGKCPLCRAPIVEVVRAYSVM from the exons atggGCGCCGCCGCCGACTTCCGCCGCGACCTCGAGGACCTCGTCTGCGACCACCTCGGCGGCTGCTTCTcgccgcccccgtcctcctcctcctcctgctccgccGCGGCGGGGGGAGGCGCCGCGGACCATGAGCCCGACGACGAGGCCGAGTCGTCGGCGGCGCGCAGGCGGAGGCGGGAGTCGCGCCTTCTCAGCCGCTGGGTCGCGCGCCAGGCCGAGGAGGTGCTCTCCTCCATGGAGCGCGAGGTCGAGCGCCGCAACCGCGAGACCGAGCTCCTCGCGCTCGCGCGCCTCCACCCGGTCTCCACCCTCGACCcatcctccttcctcctctcctcgcccgccgcgccgccgccgccgcgcccgcaggCGCCCTCCCCCGCCGCGCCCTCCTCGCTCCTGCAGATGTGGCGCGAGCTCGAGCACCGCCGCGCCGACGCAGCCCACGCCCACCCCTTCGACCGCGAGTCCTCCCCGGACAACGCCGACCGTGACCGCGAGCGCGTGCGCCAGATCGCGCGACGCCTCACGGACACCGCCGACGGTccaaccgccgccgccaccgccaccggggAGTGGCTCGGCGAGACGGAGAGGCAGAGGGTCAGGCTCGTGAGGGAGTGGGTGCAGATGGCCAGCCAGCCGCGCGACTCCCGTGGGGGCGCGCGCAGGGACGAGCCTGCCGCCGGCGCCGACAGGGACAGGCGAGGGGAGCCTCCTCGGCTACGAGGCCGGCAGGCACGATTGGATGTCATCAGCCGGATGACCAGGGAGCGTCAGCGCGAACTGCAGGGAATATCAGGGTACCATGTCGTGTCGGAGTTCCCTCGCCGCAGCCGCAACCGCATCCAG GGACTGCTTAGGGGGAGGTTCTTGAGGAATGGGGCGCTTGAAGAGGAGCGACCACCATCTGTGGCAGCGAGGGAGCTCGGGCAGCTGAGGCAGAGCCATCGTATGCCCGCCTTGAG ATCAGAGAGTGTTGCAAGTAGTCAAGATGTTAGCCAATCTGATGCTTCTGTGGCTGAGAGTGTTAGATTACTAGGTAATGATGAATCTCAGCAAGGGGCTGATGTGGCTTTTACTGATAGTGAGGATACCGCCCAAACATTGCTGGAGAATGTGGATTTACAAGAAATGGGTGCAGATCGTGCCGAGGCACACTCACCAAGTATACCTTTGGATGGCATGGCTGTGATGCAAGAGTCTCTAACTCAAGGTGATAACATGCGGCAAGATGAGACCGATGACACGGGATTCTGGCAGTCATCTTTGGATGGCAGGCTTGATAGGTGGCCCAGTGAGATTGATGAAGGTGCTGACAGAACTTGGGAAGATAATGCAGAAGACTTACACAGTGAAACTGTGGAGGATGATGACAGGGAGCATGGTCATCTACAAGAAGAGCATGATGGATGGCATGATGACGAGTCTCATGGTACCATGGAGAACTGGCAAGATGATTACCAAGATTCCGCACTTGATACAGGCCCCATTCCTAGGACCGAAAATAGGTTTATCCCACCTGACGATGACAATGTGTACAGCATGGAACTTAGAGAATTACTTAGCAG GCGAAGTGTGTCCAATCTTCTTAGTAATGGTTTTGGTGAAAGTTTGGAGCGATTAATAAGGTCATATGTTCAACGGCGTGGTCATGGTCCCCTCAACTGGAATCTTGATGCAGCCATGCCCGCTTCAAATGCACCAAATGCAAATCAGGAACAAGAAAGGAACCCTGAAACTCGGCAATTCCAGGCTCCTGTCAATAGACCTGCCCTTGTTATCCCTCCTCCACCTTTGCCACCGCGACAACCATTATGGCACAGAGAACTGCGTCATAACAACTGGAGCAGCAGACACAGGGTACATGCAGATCCT GAATGGGATGCTATTAATGATTTAAGAGCTGATATGGGTAGACTTCAGCAAGGGATGAGCAGCATGCAGAGGATGTTGGAAGCGTGCATGGACATGCAGCTGGAGTTGCAGCGTTCTGTGAGACAAGAAGTGTCAGCTGCCTTGAATCGATTTGCAGGACCTGAAG GATTCTCGATGGATCTGTCTGAAGATGGATCAAAATGGAATCAAGTGAGGAAAGGAACCTGCTGTGTATGCTGTGATACGCAAATCGATTCTCTACTGTACAG GTGTGGGCACATGTGTACTTGCTCGAAATGTGCAAATGAGCTGGTGCGCAGCGGTGGCAAGTGCCCGCTCTGCCGGGCTCCCATCGTGGAGGTGGTCCGTGCATACTCGGTAATGTAA
- the LOC136467933 gene encoding LOW QUALITY PROTEIN: aquaporin PIP1-5-like (The sequence of the model RefSeq protein was modified relative to this genomic sequence to represent the inferred CDS: deleted 1 base in 1 codon), protein MEGKEEDVRLGANRYSERQPIGTAAQGTEEKDYKEPPPAPLFEAEELTSWSFYRAGIAEFVATFLFLYISILTVMGVSKSPSKCATVGIQGIAWSFGGMIFALVYCTAGISGGHINPAVTFGLFLARKLSLTRALFYMVMQCLGAICGAGVVKGFQQTLYMGAGGGANAVNPGYTKGDGLGAEIVGTFVLVYTVFSATDAKRSARDSHVPILAPLPIGFAVFLVHLATIPITGTGINPARSLGAAIVYNRSHAWNDHWIFWVGPFIGAALAAIYHVVIIRAIPFKSRD, encoded by the exons ATGGAGGGCAAGGAGGAGGATGTCCGCCTGGGTGCCAACCGCTACTCGGAGCGTCAGCCCATCGGCACGGCGGCGCAGGGCACGGAGGAGAAGGACTACAAGGAACCCCCGCCGGCGCCGCTGTTCGAGGCGGAGGAGCTGACGTCCTGGTCCTTCTACCGCGCCGGGATCGCCGAGTTCGTGGCCACCTTCCTCTTCCTCTACATCAGCATCCTGACGGTGATGGGGGTGAGCAAGTCGCCCAGCAAGTGCGCCACCGTGGGCATCCAGGGCATCGCCTGGTCCTTCGGCGGCATGATCTTCGCGCTGGTCTACTGCACGGCGGGCATCTCCGGCGGCCACATCAACCCGGCAGTCACCTTCGGCCTCTTCCTGGCGCGGAAGCTGTCGCTCACGCGCGCGCTCTTCTACATGGTCATGCAGTGCCTGGGCGCCATCTGCGGCGCCGGCGTCGTCAAGGGGTTCCAGCAGACGCTGTACatgggcgccggcggcggcgccaacGCCGTCAACCCCGGCTACACCAAGGGCGACGGGCTGGGCGCCGAGATCGTCGGCACGTTCGTGCTCGTCTACACCGTCTTCTCCGCCACCGACGCCAAGCGC AGTGCGCGTGACTCACATGTCCCCATCCTCGCGCCGCTCCCCATCGGCTTCGCCGTTTTCCTCGTCCACCTGgcaaccatccccatcaccggcACCGGCATCAACCCCGCACGCAGCCTCGGCGCCGCCATCGTCTACAACAGGTCCCACGCATGGAACGACCAC TGGATCTTCTGGGTTGGCCCCTTCATCGGCGCTGCTCTCGCCGCCATCTACCACGTGGTCATCAtcagggccatccccttcaagaGCCGCGACTAA
- the LOC136466265 gene encoding uncharacterized protein, translating to MANAEATGWGLGRGWGRGEEAAFASDWSTRQRAAPLNPSGPAGPLPLSLSQPRAPAPPRRRGPPAPPDLRRGRPTPGSALPGWWCVAPPPPDLPAAGPAPAPLRRRGPPVPPDLRRGRPTPGSALPGRWCAALPPPDLHRSRPRPGPAPPPDTDPPVVPCPGCPLALNHQSGGEEEQGSRGEKGGGGEKGEGRRRREEEGEGRRRSLDRRPRPSPFILAVVPAPR from the exons ATGGCTAATGCGGAGGCGACGGGGTGGGGATTAGGGCGGGGCTGGGGCCGCGGCGAGGAGGCGGCATTCGCGAGCGATTGGAG cactcggcaaagggccgccccACTTAACCCTAGCGGGCCAGCCGGCCCGCTCCCACTCTCCCTCTCACAGCCGCGCGCCCCGGCCCCGCCCCGTCGCCGCGGACCACCAGCGCCGCCGGACCTCCGTCGCGGCCGGCCCACGCCCGGGTCTGCCCTCCCCGGCTGGTGGTGcgtcgccccgccgccgcccgacCTCCCCGCAGCCGGCCCTGCCCCGGCCCCGCTCCGCCGTCGTGGACCACCGGTGCCGCCGGACCTCCGCCGCGGCCGGCCCACGCCCGGGTCTGCCCTCCCCGGTCGGTGGTGCGCCGCCCTGCCGCCGCCCGACCTCCATCGCAGCCGGCCCCGCCCCGGCCCCGCTCCGCCGCCGGACACGGACCCGCCGGTGGTGCCCTGCCCCGGCTGCCCCCTGGCCCTGAACCACCagagtggaggagaggaggagcaggggagtagaggagagaagggaggtggaggagagaagggagaaggaagaaggagaagggaggaggaaggagaagggaggaggaggagcctcgacCGCCGGCCACGCCCCTCGCCGTTCATCCTCGCCGTCGTCCCCGCCCCTCGCTAG